The proteins below are encoded in one region of Oncorhynchus masou masou isolate Uvic2021 chromosome 15, UVic_Omas_1.1, whole genome shotgun sequence:
- the LOC135556738 gene encoding small VCP/p97-interacting protein-like isoform X1 encodes MGATQTQSMGMCLPCLGGAGDDVVPTPDPETRRRQLAEAAEKRQKETTYRGVKNPEAVERKKKKQEEMNKQEMITSPSGGGGGGLKWQVG; translated from the exons TATGGGGATGTGCTTGCCGTGCCTTGGTGGAGCTGGAGACGACGTGGTACCGACACCAGACCCA GAGACGAGGAGACGTCAGCTAGCAGAGGCAGCtgagaagagacagaaagag ACAACCTACAGGGGTGTCAAAAACCCAGAAGCAgttgagagaaagaaaaagaaacaGGAGGAGATGAACAAACAAGAGATGATCACGTCTCcgtctggagggggaggaggagggctgaag TGGCAGGTGGGCTAA
- the LOC135556738 gene encoding small VCP/p97-interacting protein-like isoform X2 → MTRRFNKSMGMCLPCLGGAGDDVVPTPDPETRRRQLAEAAEKRQKETTYRGVKNPEAVERKKKKQEEMNKQEMITSPSGGGGGGLKWQVG, encoded by the exons TATGGGGATGTGCTTGCCGTGCCTTGGTGGAGCTGGAGACGACGTGGTACCGACACCAGACCCA GAGACGAGGAGACGTCAGCTAGCAGAGGCAGCtgagaagagacagaaagag ACAACCTACAGGGGTGTCAAAAACCCAGAAGCAgttgagagaaagaaaaagaaacaGGAGGAGATGAACAAACAAGAGATGATCACGTCTCcgtctggagggggaggaggagggctgaag TGGCAGGTGGGCTAA